In Citrus sinensis cultivar Valencia sweet orange chromosome 4, DVS_A1.0, whole genome shotgun sequence, one DNA window encodes the following:
- the LOC102631326 gene encoding ornithine decarboxylase 1B, chloroplastic-like — MGTKELEKGKGKGKGVWRTRQESRLLEFMESIILKRQELDEPFYVLDLGVVISLYHQLISNLPMVHPYYAVKCNPEPAILETLAALGSNFDCASPSEIQAVLALSVSPDRIIYANACKPVSHIKYAASVGVNLTTFDSIQELDKIRKWHPKCELLIRIKSPVDGGARYPLDSKFGANPEEVAHLLGAAQASGLAVIGVAFHIGSEATNLDAFHAAIAEAKTVFETAARLGMTKMRVLDIGGGFACNPGFHEAASIIKDAIQTYFPNETAAGHLSVISEPGRFLADTAFTLATKVIGKRVRDELREYWINDGKYGSFGWLSSEEVIAKCGAHILASASHSNNRTYRSTVFGPTCAAVDKVFTGHQLPELEVNDWLVFSDMGAYTTACGTNFNGFNTAAIPTYVVRSDPTS, encoded by the exons atgggaACGAAGGAACTAGAGAAAGGGAAAGGGAAAGGGAAAGGAGTCTGGAGAACG AGGCAAGAGAGTAGGCTCCTTGAGTTCATGGAGTCAATAATTCTGAAACGACAAGAACTCGATGAACCCTTTTACGTACTGGATTTAGGTGTCGTGATTTCTCTCTATCATCAGTTGATCTCCAACCTCCCGATGGTTCACCCTTACTACGCCGTCAAGTGCAATCCCGAACCTGCTATCCTCGAAACACTTGCTGCTCTCGGCTCTAACTTCGACTGCGCAAGCCCTTCGGAGATTCAAGCTGTCCTGGCCCTGAGTGTTTCACCCGATCGCATTATTTATGCCAATGCGTGTAAGCCAGTGTCTCATATCAAATATGCTGCAAGTGTTGGAGTCAACTTGACAACTTTTGATTCGATACAGGAACTTGACAAGATTCGGAAGTGGCATCCGAAATGTGAGTTGTTGATCCGGATCAAATCCCCCGTAGATGGTGGAGCAAGGTATCCGTTGGATTCCAAATTCGGTGCCAATCCTGAGGAAGTCGCCCATCTTCTCGGAGCCGCTCAGGCTTCGGGGCTTGCTGTAATTGGTGTTGCATTCCATATAGGAAGCGAAGCAACAAATTTAGATGCATTTCATGCAGCCATTGCTGAGGCTAAAACGGTTTTTGAGACGGCTGCTCGGCTtggaatgacaaaaatgcGTGTCCTGGATATTGGTGGCGGCTTTGCATGCAACCCAGGATTCCATGAAGCGgcttcaataataaaagatgcTATTCAAACTTATTTCCCAAACGAAACAGCGGCTGGACACTTGAGTGTCATTTCAGAGCCGGGCCGGTTCTTGGCAGACACGGCTTTCACGCTAGCTACTAAAGTTATAGGGAAACGCGTCCGAGATGAACTGAGAGAGTACTGGATTAACGATGGGAAATACGGATCATTCGGATGGCTGTCAAGCGAGGAAGTGATTGCTAAGTGCGGTGCTCATATTCTTGCTTCCGCCTCTCATAGTAATAATCGGACCTACAGGTCGACGGTGTTTGGGCCAACGTGTGCTGCAGTCGATAAGGTTTTTACAGGTCATCAATTACCGGAGCTTGAGGTGAACGATTGGCTAGTGTTTTCCGATATGGGTGCTTATACGACTGCTTGTGGAACCAATTTCAATGGATTTAACACTGCTGCCATTCCAACTTACGTAGTCCGCTCGGATCCTACTAGCTAA
- the LOC127901835 gene encoding F-box protein At4g19940-like translates to MKILYEDVTIENLTRLPVKSLIRFKCICKFWCTLINSPSFISRHLKNYNDENARLFVEYNTFGFEGQRFALFSDETLTDLSSYQVFKPQISKDHDDWAPFTCGPYKGLFCIYTPSCIDLWNPATRELRPLPKCNIELIDIFEIGIQEVVWNVGIGFELDPVSNDYNMVFIFELCNNASTETGPYLHSHIALYTLSTDSWRYSKIDD, encoded by the coding sequence ATGAAGATTCTTTATGAAGATGTAACCATTGAAAATCTAACAAGGCTGCCAGTGAAATCTTTAATTCGATTCAAGtgtatttgtaaattttggtGCACATTAATTAATAGTCCTAGTTTTATTTCAAGGCATCTCAAGAACTACAACGATGAAAATGCTCGTCTTTTTGTTGAGTACAATACTTTTGGTTTTGAAGGCCAGAGATTCGCTTTATTTTCAGATGAAACTTTGACTGATTTATCATCATATCAGGTATTTAAACCTCAGATTTCCAAAGATCATGATGACTGGGCTCCTTTTACCTGCGGTCCTTATAAGGGATTGTTTTGTATTTACACACCTTCCTGCATAGATTTGTGGAACCCGGCGACTAGAGAACTTAGGCCTCTTCCAAAATGTAACATTGAACTTATAGATATCTTTGAAATAGGAATCCAAGAAGTAGTTTGGAATGTAGGCATTGGATTTGAGTTAGATCCAGTGAGTAATGATTACAATAtggtttttatatttgaacTGTGTAATAATGCAAGTACAGAAACTGGTCCATATTTACATTCACACATTGCGTTGTACACATTAAGCACTGATTCTTGGAGATACTCAAAAATAGATGATTGA
- the LOC127901836 gene encoding uncharacterized protein LOC127901836 — MGVDTYINGVCYWLAYLCNQQEVILSFHMRDEVFEEMKVPYPHNNENYRPHIAGVYKASLHLITENRFSGCYHIWLMKQQSCWTKLAIVGPFLNVYRTLRLWKNRSVFMETRRSHDVMLCDLNTQELRYIGFDERFRSWKWLYCYE; from the coding sequence ATGGGAGTCGACACATATATTAATGGAGTTTGTTATTGGTTGGCTTACCTGTGCAATCAACAAGAAGTGattctttcatttcatatgCGTGATGAGGTGTTCGAAGAGATGAAAGTCCCGTACCCTCATAACAATGAAAATTATCGTCCTCATATTGCCGGAGTATACAAGGCGTCTCTTCATTTGATAACTGAAAATAGGTTCAGTGGTTGTTATCACATATGGTTGATGAAGCAACAGAGTTGTTGGACAAAACTAGCGATCGTTGGACCTTTTCTAAATGTTTACCGTACACTTCGATTGTGGAAGAATCGTTCAGTCTTCATGGAGACTCGGCGGTCTCATGATGTCATGCTGTGTGATCTTAATACCCAAGAGTTGAGGTATATTGGGTTTGACGAAAGGTTTAGATCTTGGAAATGGCTGTATTGCTATGAGTAG